The sequence below is a genomic window from Lolium perenne isolate Kyuss_39 chromosome 4, Kyuss_2.0, whole genome shotgun sequence.
AGCTCCTTCCTGTTAGTACATAAAAGGAATCATTTAGACGTATACAAAAGGAGAGGAGATTTGGTGCACcagagcaccagtgctcctggtTTTTTAAAAATGTATATTTTGTGTTTGAAAAATCATAAATTTTATTCCATGAATACATACACATGTCATAAATACTGGTGCGAAAGTTTCGTTAGAGATTACGctgtattttgagctacagaaAAAAGACAAATTCGTGGATGTATATGGGGATAGAAAGTCTTAGttttttgtcagaaatttgtcttttttgtatagctTAAAATATGGCATATTTTGCCCCGAAATTTCTACTGTATGTTTGTAATGTGTATATGTATGCACGTATTTAATTTCAGAATATTTGGAGTCTCAAAAATATTGTGTTTATTTTTTATAGaatcaggagcactggtgctcatgtacCAAAAGCATTTTCCAATACAAAAGTAACAAAATTAGTTTTGACAGTCTCAGGTTATGTGCTGTTTACAGGTTGGTTGGCACAGCTTTACAGTGGTATCCCTATGTTTGCTTTTGGTACTAACATCCATCCAAAGTTTCACATGTTGATAGTTTGATAGTTAGCATTAAACTTTAGCTGTACTAAATCCGACAAAAATCATGAGGTTAATGAAGCTTGTGTTTTCAATATGTTAGTGCAGAAATTTGAGAACGTAAACAATATCTAGCAAAAGTGTAAACTGAAACTGCAAAGAAGCAGCTATGCCATATGTAGTACCTTTCCCATATGTTAAAGATAGCATATCATATGAAACAACAGTGTGGCACATGCGCACACAGAACAGAAGTCACTTCTGTTTATTTTTGCCCACTTAAGACAACGTTGCGTCTCATGGTTTCTATAATAGTTTGCACCAAATTCAACAATTTGGTCACTTGTTTCAGGAATTTAAATCCTTCTCTGAATGGCCTGACTGATTCCGGTAACCTAGCAAATTAGGGGTGTCTCCTGTGCGCTGTGGGCTGGGTTCGCTGGAGCTCCTTTGAAATTTAAGTAGGACAGACCATAGACCAGTTTATAGCTTAAATGCTGCAAAATTCAAGCCTGGTTCATCGGTCAAGCTACGAAAAATGAACCTTGGCTAAGCATAAGCTGCAAGGAAACGTATCCAGGAGGTGAAAGAGAGCTCAGCTACAAACTAAAAAAATTAAGTTCACTGTCAGTTCAAGATAGCCTTCACTGTAATAATCCGCATTATACTTCTCTTCAAAAAACTGAGCCAGGGAACTATACACAAACACCCAGACAAAGCTAGCACAGAAGATAACAAATACAATTATACAAATACAAATACAAATAAAAATATATACTATCGGTTCTCCATATGAAAATAATATATATGGAAGACATGGGATAGAACTATTCCTACTTACCTTCATCTGGAAAGTCCATATACTCCAACTGATACTCCGTGTGACCCTTCCTGGTACCGGTGATCTGGAAAGTAAATTGAAACGATTTAGTAATAGCCCATCTCATTATGCAAAAAATACCTTTATCCAAAAAAATGTGAATATATAAGTTGGAAAGCATGAGATGGATTTTCACAAAATAAGATTACCAGGCTATCACTCAAGAGTAAATTTATTTTCAAATGCACGCTTTATACCTTTTTTTACTGATGAAAACTAAAAAGGAGCCCACAATAGTACAAATCTCAGCACCAGCATTCTAACCCTTGGCTAGAATCATGCACCCCCAACTGGACCAAACCACCAAGACTCCAAGAGGTGGTTATCCTAAACAAAATATCAGCTGCTAAATGTCTACGCCAACACCCCCACGGGATGTGCCTTCTCTATGGTGGAGATTATGCCAGAAGTAATCCCGTGAAACCTTACAAATCCTGCCCTAGGGTGTCATCCTCACGTTTGGTGGTCATTTGTTAGTCATCAAGGTACGAACAAACACATGAGACATGTAATTATTTAGAAATAATCTGATCTACGGTGGCCACCATGGACCACACTTCGTCAAGCACTACAAGTACAAGTGCCACGCGTGTTGGTATACATATGGCCAGTATATAACATGAAAAGATGGACCTTCTCCTATATGAGTGTCCCTCTAGTCCTACCAAGGATGGTATACTACCTGGCACTCCTACCATTGTCAGGTTTGACGAGCTACGCCATGGAAGCAAGAGAGAAAAGAAATCATTCCAAGAGAAGTACAGGCAACTCCAGCTTTTGAGATTGAGCTATTACAGGCATAGTGGGAGATTTAAACAATTGGAGGGTGTCAAATAGAAGGTTTTGGCGTTGGGGTTGAAACTCGAACTTGGCTGGAAAAACCTTTATGATATAGTGCAAATTAGCAAACAGAACATAATATGAGAATGTCAAGATGAATCAGTAGTCTTTGGTCACACTATTTTCGATGAATTGGAGCACTGAATTGAAGCTATAGAATTAAATTATTCATTCTGGAGGACTTGTTATAGTGACCACAAAAAGTAAATAAATATTTTCATGTATAAAAGAACAGATGGGGTATAACCCAAGAAGCATCAATGCTAACAACAGAGAGATGTGTTTATGTATATGAGGACGCAACAGTTAAAGAGATTACTAGTTCAACCTTGCAACGGAACCATGCACCCCTGTAACCAGCTTCGAAGGATCTTAACTCTACAGCATCTCCAACTTTAAATGGAATTGTTAGGCCCATTCTGAGTCACCCAACTACAAAAGGAAAAGGTTGTGTCAACAACTCAGGAAGATCTTGTATAACCACATGCTCAAGTAAGTCAAGTAAAATGCATACATCAAATATCAACACTAGACAACATAATAGAATAGTTCTATCATGAGAGGTAACCTGAGGCTTAATTAGCAAAAGAGAGCAAAGTAAGCTCGGGATTAGGAAATTCGATCTTGAAAAACATTGCCAGTTTGCCTACTGGTTCAGTGGAGATGGCTCAGACGGCAAATGAGTGAAAGACGAGCTTTACTAGGTAAATTCCAAAATGGCATTGGATCATACGGCTGCCAAGTTAACGTCTTTTTACCAGGATTTTGCACTAATCTTTGAGCAGATGCATTTCAGTGAAATGTTCTTTGAAACAACCATAATCAACCGAGGCCACCCCCTACATGTACGATAACAGGACCGTCTGCTGGAACTTCGTTTCGCCAGGATTTTACGCTTTCCCTTACAGTACACATGTTCTGAAATGATATGTGATATATGCAACAACAGCAAGGGGGGCAAGCACCACTTTCCTAAGTATCCTGCCCTCCCCAGTCACCCTGTGTGTTAGATTGCATAACTGAAGATGTATCAACATTTCTGGATGTATGTGCTTAGCAATGCATCAAGGAGAACAAATCTAATCTTCGTTGCCCTCGACTATAACTCACAGTAAGCACTGAATCGTACATAGAGCACCGCACAAACCTCACCACGAAACCATTAAAAACACCAATGCCGACGGTGTGGAAGAATTTGGTGTGGCAATGACTACGGCTGGACTTACCTGGGTCTGAATCTCTTGCCGTTCCCGACTCGCCCCAAGCCTAGGTATCTCCGACGAACCTGAGACCGTGCACAAAGAAAAATGGATTGACACGAGAACTACTCAGCACGAAACATTGTTCAAACAGCGGAGCGGGGACGAAAAGAAAGATAGGGTTAGAGAAGATCTTATTCCCCGTATTGCGCAGTGGTTTACCTCGCCGGAAGGGGACAATGCCGGGGGCTTTTGCGGCCGCACGGCCGGCGCGTGGTGTCTTCCGCCGATTCGATTCTGTCGCCGAGTTCTTCAGGTGCGCCTCCTCCGGCCAGAGCCCCACGTGCTCTGAGCTGACCTCCTACCCTTCCTCCGGCCACCCCGCGCCACCTCCTCCTTGAAAAAATAAACCCCAGTCTCTGGAAACTGCTCGGTAACGCCCGCGTGTTAGGCCCCGTTTGGTAGCCTGGGCGCCTGTCTCGCATCGCCCAGCATTTTTGGGCCGTTTGGTTCCTAGGCTCACTCGCCTTCTTCCATAACATGGGTTTTAAAGCATATGTAGGACAGGTTCCGGAGGAACGCCTGGTTTGACAGTTTCTCTAGGGCTAGGCCCTAGCGAGACGAAAATCAATAACGCCGTTCGCGTGGGAGCTTCGCCTCGGCATGGCGGGAGAAGCTGAAATCCCAGCAGCGTTGCGCGGCAAAGGTAGGGGTAACCTCCCTCTTCGGTTACCCTCTCCATTAGTCCCCTCCCAAATTTTCCCTTCCCCAAATTTCGCACCATCGGCAGCGACCCAGATCTGGCAGCGCGCATCTCCCTTCGGTCTCCGGCGCCGAACCAGGGTCCTCTTCTCCAGCCGCGGCGGAGCCTGCGCACATCTGCGGCGGCTTTCGGGCGTGTCATTCGTCCACCATAACGGAGGTAAGGGAAAACTCCTATGCTCTACTGTAGTGTTAGATTCATGTTGGTAGAACTAGTTGGGTTCGATAAGATCGTTCGTAATGCATAAATCTTGTTTGATTAGACCGACCAGCTCCAGCTTGTGCATCACGTCGCAACACTCATCATTTGCATACAAGCCTGGATCCTGATTGTGCACAAGAGAGCAGTTAGGCATGCTACTTTTTCTCGTGTGACTTACGGTCCTATGTTCCAATGAGATCAGGAGAGGATTGCCAACCTAAACAACATCTACAATTGCAATGACGTAGAGGCTATCCAGATGCTACGGATGAGAAGATCCCCTTTCTATGCACTTGTGAAAACGTTCAGGGGTAGAGGACTGTTGCTGATAGAATCCACACCACTGTCGAAGAACAAGTCGCAATGATTCTTCATGTCGTCGGTGATAACCAGAGGTTCAGAGTCATCCATAACACATTCAGGCGATCCACGGAGACTATCTCTCGGTACTTCCATCAGGTGTTGTACGCAATTGGGGAGCTCAGAGGTGAAATGATCAAGCCAGCATCAATGAACACACCAACCAAGATCCAGAACAGCTACAGGTGGTTCCCCTATTTCAGGATGAGTACAAAATCATGTTTCTTCTACCTATCAGATTTGTGGTACTGTCAGAAACATGACTGTGTGCTAATTATTTTACATGATTGCATTGGGGCTATTGATGGTACTCATGTCACTGTAAAGGTACCGAGGTCAATGCATGCAGCATTCCGCGGGAGGAAGCACTACACCAGTCAAAACGTGCTAGCAGCTGTGGATTTCGATATGAGGTTCACCTACGTGATTGTTGGGTCGGAGGGTTCAGCTCATGATGCAAGCATCCTGACCGATAGCTTGTCAAGACCTGATGGGTTGCAAATCCTTGACGGTAAGTTCTACCTTGGAGATGTTGCATGCCGACCTGGAATTCTACCTCccttcaggaaaacaaggtaccACCTCAACGAGTTCTCTGTGAAGCACCGACCTCTAAATGCGAGAGAGTTGTTCAGACACTCAGGCCTTAGAGTCACCATTGAGAGGGCCTTTGCTGCATTGAAGAAACAGGTTCAAGGTCCTTGACCAGAAACCGTTCCACACGCTTGACACTCAGGTAAAGCTGGTCCTTGCTTGCTGCATTCTTCACAACTGGATCCTAGCTAGGTTGGGGTGAGGATGAGTTCTTCGAAGAGGTTGTCACTTTTGATGAAGTAGAGACCGGTCATGGCGTGGACGCAGGCGACAATGATGCCTGGAAGGTGAAGAGGCAAGAGTGGGCAACCGCAATGTGGGAAGCCAGAGGCAACACCACCATctgagaagaagtgaagaagtgaaaacgtgaagaagaagaacccctaTGACCC
It includes:
- the LOC139830323 gene encoding uncharacterized protein, translating into MILHVVGDNQRFRVIHNTFRRSTETISRYFHQVLYAIGELRGEMIKPASMNTPTKIQNSYRWFPYFRMSTKSCFFYLSDLWYCQKHDCVLIILHDCIGAIDGTHVTVKVPRSMHAAFRGRKHYTSQNVLAAVDFDMRFTYVIVGSEGSAHDASILTDSLSRPDGLQILDGKFYLGDVACRPGILPPFRKTRYHLNEFSVKHRPLNARELFRHSGLRVTIERAFAALKKQLGWGEDEFFEEVVTFDEVETGHGVDAGDNDAWKVKRQEWATAMWEARGNTTI